A DNA window from Plasmodium brasilianum strain Bolivian I chromosome 12, whole genome shotgun sequence contains the following coding sequences:
- a CDS encoding M17 leucyl aminopeptidase: protein MHFLILSSQYRISFQREQNYLNFFKKKLNSLNKHQEYTRTCYFHFFHNNNKTNNLVFRNNKAFSSNKEIKINSKMTSTVPQVVSLDPTSIPIEYHTPVDDLKIELKDLNEDPCSADEGLVVFLVNSASKENGTIKINSKVKDKNVNEFLKEENMEGFNGKLGTSKSFYISNEKKKYINLAYIGCGSANELTELEVRRIASSLVSILHDNKFAKVSLIFEIKIQESLFRFLLENIYYEYIADERFKSSDKSTNTEYMKQLYLYIADANIYKAQIEKSRIYYFGTYYACQLIAAPSNYCNPVSLSNAAVELAKKVNLECKILGIKEIEELKMGAYLSVGKGSLYPNKFIHLTYKGKGDIKKKIALVGKGITFDSGGYNLKAAPGSMIDLMKFDMSGCAAVLGCAYCIGTIKPENLEIHFLSAVCENMVSRNSYRPGDIITASNGKTIEVGNTDAEGRLTLADALVYAEKLGVDYIIDIATLTGAMLYSLGTSYAGVFGNNEELINKLLNSSKTSNEPIWWLPIINEYRSSLNSKFADINNISSSVKASSVVASLFLKEFVQNTPWAHIDIAGVSWNFKARKPKGFGVRLLTEFILNDAI from the coding sequence atgcattttttaattttatcctCCCAATATCGAATATCCTTTCAAAGAGAACAAaactatttaaatttttttaaaaaaaaattgaacagCTTAAATAAACATCAGGAATATACAAGAACgtgttattttcatttttttcataataataacaaaacgAATAATTTAGTATTTCGAAATAATAAAGCGTTCAGTAGCAATAAGGAAATTAAGATTAACTCAAAGATGACATCTACAGTACCACAAGTAGTTTCACTAGATCCAACTAGTATACCAATAGAATACCATACACCAGTTGatgatttaaaaatagaattaaagGATTTAAATGAAGATCCATGTAGTGCAGATGAAGGACTTGTAGTTTTTTTAGTTAATAGTGCATCGAAAGAAAATGGTacgataaaaataaattcaaaggtaaaagataaaaatgttaatgaatttttaaaagaagagAATATGGAAGGTTTTAATGGAAAATTAGGTACATCTaaaagtttttatatttcaaatgaaaagaagaaatatattaatttagcGTATATAGGATGTGGATCAGCTAATGAATTAACAGAATTGGAAGTAAGAAGAATAGCATCTTCACTTGTTTCTATATTACATGATAATAAATTTGCAAAGGtttctttaatatttgaaataaaaattcaagagtctttatttcgtttcttgttagaaaatatttattatgaatatatagcTGATGAAAGGTTTAAGTCTTCAGATAAGAGCACGAATACTGAGTATATGaaacaattatatttatatatagcagatgcaaatatatataaagcacaaatagaaaaatctcgtatatattatttcggAACCTATTATGCATGTCAACTTATAGCCGCTCCCTCAAATTATTGTAACCCTGTGTCTTTATCTAATGCTGCAGTTGAATTAGCAAAGAAAGTTAATTTagaatgtaaaatattaggaataaaagaaatagaagaaCTGAAAATGGGGGCTTATTTATCAGTAGGAAAAGGAAGTTTATAtccaaataaatttattcatttaacaTACAAGGGAAAAGGagatataaagaaaaaaattgcattAGTTGGCAAGGGAATTACGTTTGATTCTGGTggatataatttaaaagcaGCTCCAGGTTCAATGATTGATTTAATGAAATTTGATATGAGTGGTTGTGCAGCAGTACTAGGATGTGCTTATTGTATAGGTACTATTAAACCAGAAAATCTAGAAATACATTTTCTTAGTGCAGTGTGTGAAAATATGGTATCTAGGAATTCATATAGACCAGGTGATATTATAACAGCATCAAATGGAAAAACAATTGAAGTTGGAAATACGGATGCAGAAGGTAGACTAACATTAGCTGATGCATTAGTATATGCTGAAAAATTAGGTGTTGATTATATAATTGATATAGCAACATTAACAGGTGCTATGTTATATTCATTAGGTACAAGTTATGCTGGTGTTTTTGgaaataatgaagaattaattaataaattattaaattcttCAAAAACATCTAATGAGCCAATTTGGTGGCTAccaataataaatgaatatagaTCCTCATTAAATTCTAAATTTGctgatataaataatatatcatcaAGTGTCAAAGCGTCATCGGTTGTCGcttctttgtttttaaaagaattcgTACAAAATACTCCTTGGGCACATATTGATATAGCTGGAGTTTCTTGGAATTTCAAGGCAAGAAAGCCCAAGGGATTTGGTGTAAGGCTACTCACTGAGTTTATCCTAAATGATGCGATATAA
- a CDS encoding hypothetical protein (conserved Plasmodium protein) — protein MKVVLLSLLLLQHIRTCHQTIFVLFFNSLLNVKFSNILPFGVTEKDCSHVFSNLQFDENFVYKENGCVELFNSIKKGKTEREKKEERKKKKKSFELIFYYIPTYKDQVLNAGNCASNMGIKYPDIKIKENNIEKLASLSDIIPYSTISDIVKRVRNICSFNYIFAATYGKDNYLPVSYYEERKNTNNINLFDKIKTYIYSPIQKPILLSRTLSNSNDKLSIDKENKGMENSFLSHSSKNKSIVEEANSLYYENSPFLIYEIYELFEFDISHCLKNIITSKRKLTSRRNDNVINKCETYFSDCKKKVCVNHDVKCNCSLTSKSSPVSPEHRGNNNSSSNSNSSGSSNNHSNDYRNIHVHQAKSVKRKKKKKVDGILDSDNYEISEGEFVQDSETTILRLSEQTCIYCIKKKVQGNSNFANFMKKYIKYKLRSNEVTNLKCERKNIVCYYPEKKSLFSSLFLKNYYGKWGCKMEFYPYKDSNKTNKSSDKNRDNKQNDNDNACSTNGINSNDSIINDNINNDNINNDNIINNSNSNNNSNSNNNSNKHNSNKHNSNKHNSNYSNDKKKGVSDVSHVFPNKKALLIFDNLKKQMTYVIISYCFAKEQTVYPVNIAEYNAHLKGVLYTHSYMKQGYTIYQSGINEYYNREQYLKNGMDIYFLSTNKLEKKEGMCYYNYYDDFVDPFKNAFLRRCKTENGNTFENNIFFKNANERIKNFFTNEERKKGEKEQFLNGRNDTEKKDQVKEVEKEKQVESVKEAGLDVEVQKAKEIGYFYHMHSNYFSKSAERNSNSGSSTTPYDKNTNVRTKWNDVGKYIYLTYLKGVHILNFYTFPIFSVYTNLFYKNKAIPPEQMYEDTFIYEQSNVNCKIEVGTNCSCKNNEHGANNIEDSSCIHSATPPVCNSNNSIIYNLVEKNNINSFRHVDVQNNKSIYYYYFINYNNKSYLFEVNTNSQFSGDIFMNGGEILYRFISESEKELLNNRRKYVKDGNTFTIYIDEMSTNNIYKENCRKFNTIKWALILFFIPAWLIINVVYLILVQNIWRQIFNLLHRFLISPSLIRLSSYIMLLMFCIMQCPYRNSRCVEYFILGYMALNTMFNTIFFGNLLLISKGYMITRGNFNKRESLYLTLIISFIYILTSFSQLNIMNEALILICLHTILFLLLVTNILSIIKFLKLKLSFVRNFGLREWEQSIHIKLSMYKVYLCLIILFFSFEMILQVLKVFFNFLSANITLIEYTIELITWCSVLYIFRYRGDILYFSLLYDNITFNIIPLYIVKNAPMDHICDKERNKAFDDFKFPIFILNPLEYSEQNFLSRMAIGWPIYSHYEKKCI, from the coding sequence atgaaagttgtattattatcattattactgCTACAACATATTCGAACTTGTCACCAAACTATATTTGtcctattttttaattcattgtTAAATGTTAAGTTCAGTAATATATTGCCATTTGGAGTAACTGAAAAAGATTGCTCTCACGTGTTTTCGAATTTACAATTTgatgaaaattttgtatataaggAAAATGGGTGTGTCGAGCTTTTtaatagtataaaaaaagggaaaacagaaagggaaaaaaaggaagaaagaaaaaaaaaaaaaaaaagttttgaattgattttttactatatacCAACATATAAAGATCAAGTGTTGAATGCTGGCAACTGTGCTAGTAATATGGGTATAAAATATCCAGATATAAAAATcaaggaaaataatattgaaaaattagCCAGCTTGTCAGATATAATACCATATTCCACAATTTCAGACATTGTAAAACGTGTACGTAATATTTGtagttttaattatatttttgctgCTACTTATGGTAAGGACAATTACCTTCCAGTTAGCTACTAtgaggaaagaaaaaatacaaataatattaatctttttgacaaaataaaaacatatatttatagtcCCATACAGAAACCTATCCTATTGTCAAGAACACTTAGTAATAGCAATGATAAATTGAGTATAgacaaagaaaataaaggaatggaaaattcttttttatcccATAGTAGTAAGAACAAAAGTATAGTTGAAGAGGCTAATTCGTTGTATTATGAAAATTCcccctttttaatttatgaaatatatgaattattcgAATTTGACATATCCCATTGTTTGAAAAATATCATAACGAGTAAGAGAAAACTCACTAGTAGAAGAAATGACAATGTAATTAACAAATGTGAAACATATTTTTCCGATTGTAAAAAGAAGGTTTGCGTCAACCATGACGTGAAATGCAACTGTAGTTTAACCAGTAAGTCATCCCCTGTTAGCCCTGAACATAggggtaataataatagtagtagtaacagtaatagcAGCGGCAGTAGTAATAACCATAGTAACGATTATAGGAACATCCACGTGCATCAAGCGAAAAGCGtcaagagaaaaaagaaaaaaaaggtagaTGGAATTTTAGACAGtgataattatgaaataagTGAGGGAGAATTTGTGCAAGATAGTGAGACAACAATTCTTAGGTTATCGGAACAGACTTGTATATactgcataaaaaaaaaagtacaggGAAACTCGAATTTTGCAAATTTtatgaagaaatatataaaatataaattacgaTCAAATGAAGTGACAAATTTGAAGTGCGAAAGAAAGAATATTGTGTGTTATTATCCAGAAAAGAAGTCTCTATTTTCGTCTCTATTTTTGAAGAATTATTATGGCAAATGGGGATGTAAAATGGAATTTTACCCATATAAGGACAGTaataaaactaataaaaGTAGTGATAAGAATAGggataataaacaaaatgataatgataatgccTGCAGTACTAATGGCATTAATAGCAATGACAGTAttattaatgataatattaataatgataatattaataatgacaatattattaataacagtaatagtaacaataacagtaatagtaacaataatagtaataagcataatagtaataagcataatagtaataagcataatagtaattatagtaacgataaaaaaaaaggagttaGCGATGTATCCCACGTGTTCCCTAATAAAAAAGCACTTTTGATATTcgacaatttaaaaaaacaaatgacCTACGTAATTATTTCATACTGTTTTGCTAAGGAACAGACGGTATACCCCGTAAACATTGCGGAGTATAATGCACATTTAAAGGGGGTATTGTATACGCACAGTTATATGAAACAGGGTTATACTATTTATCAGTCGGGTATTAATGAGTACTATAATAGGGAACAGTATTTGAAAAATGGTATGGACATTTATTTCTTAAGTACTAATAAGTTAGAGAAAAAAGAGGGCATGTGTTACTATAACTATTATGATGATTTTGTTGATCCTTTTAAAAATGCTTTTCTAAGAAGATGTAAAACTGAAAATGGTAATACCTTtgaaaacaatattttttttaaaaatgcaaacgagagaattaaaaatttctttacaaatgaagaaagaaaaaaaggggaaaaagaGCAGTTCCTAAATGGGAGAAATGATACCGAAAAAAAGGATCAAGTAAAAGAAGtagaaaaagagaaacaaGTGGAAAGCGTAAAAGAAGCGGGGCTGGATGTGGAAGTGCAAAAGGCAAAAGAAATAGggtatttttatcatatgcATAGTAATTACTTTAGTAAATCAGCTGAAAGGAATAGTAACAGTGGTAGTAGTACTACCCCCTATGACAAAAACACGAACGTAAGAACAAAGTGGAATGATGTTGGAAAATACATTTACCTGACATACTTAAAAGGcgtacatattttaaatttttacacATTTCCCATATTTAGcgtatatacaaatttattttacaaaaataaagcaatacCACCTGAACAAATGTATGAggatacatttatttatgaacaaaGTAATGTGAATTGTAAAATAGAGGTAGGTACGAACTGCagttgtaaaaataatgagcATGGTGCAAATAATATTGAAGATTCCTCCTGTATACATAGTGCTACCCCCCCAGTttgtaacagtaataatagcattatttataaccttgtagagaaaaataatattaactcGTTTAGACATGTAGATGTGCAAAATAACAAGAgtatatattactattatttcataaattataataataagagtTATTTATTTGAAGTAAATACAAATTCTCAATTTTCTGGGGACATTTTTATGAATGGAGGAGAAATATTATATCGTTTTATATCTGAATCAGAAAaggaattattaaataatagaagaaaatatgtaaaagatGGAAATAcatttactatatatattgacGAGATGtctacaaataatatatacaaagaaAATTGCAGGAAatttaatacaataaaatgggccttaatactattttttattcctgCATGGTTAATAATTAATGTGGTTTATTTAATACTTGTTCAGAATATATGGAGACAGATATTCAATTTGTTACATAGATTTCTTATTTCTCCATCTCTTATTCGTTTGTCatcatatataatgttattgATGTTTTGTATTATGCAGTGTCCTTATAGAAATAGTAGATGTGTTGAATATTTCATACTAGGCTATATGGCATTAAATACAATGTTcaatactatattttttggaAACCTACTTCTAATCAGTAAAGGATATATGATAACAAGAggaaattttaacaaaagaGAAAGCTTATATCTTACCCTTattattagttttatttatatattaacatcaTTCAGTCAGctaaatattatgaatgaagcattaatattaatatgtttacATACGATCTTATTCCTTCTGCTTGTtactaatatattatcaatcataaaatttctaaaattaaaactatCCTTTGTACGTAATTTTGGTTTACGTGAGTGGGAACAATCTATTCATATCAAGCTTAGTATGTACAAAGTGTATTTATGTCttatcattctttttttttcatttgaaatGATTTTGCAAGtattaaaagttttttttaattttctttctgCAAATATTACGTTAATTGAGTATACAATTGAATTAATCACTTGGTGTTccgtattatatatattcagaTATAGGGGAgatatattgtatttttcaCTACTCtatgataatattacatttaatatcATACCTTTATACATTGTCAAGAATGCACCAATGGATCATATTTGTGACAAGGAGAGAAATAAAGCCTTTGATGATTTTAAATTtccaatttttattttaaatccGCTAGAATACAGCGAACAGAATTTTTTATCGCGTATGGCCATTGGTTGGCCCATTTACTCGCACTATGAGAAGAAGTGTATCTGA